CGAGGattcaacaattgattGGAATTCTGCGTCACTTAGATCTGGAGCTATCTTGACCAAGATTGGAGGTTTATGTGTAGGATGACCCAAGGCATCACCTTTGTGGATTAAAGAATTCCTTTTTGCGACAATTTCACTTAAGAGGTTAGTTAGTTTGGATTCTGCTTGTAAATCTCTCAGACCTGGAGTGTTTGGAGAAGATACATTTATCACCAAAACGTCCGCTAAGGattgaaacttttcaacGCCTTTCAAATAATCCGCAATCTCATGACcgtttttatttttgccTAGATTAATACCGAGTAATTTGTTCTTGTAAAGAGACATATTCTCAATGTTATTCTTATCAGATGAATAGGACATAAGAAATTCTGATACACGCTTAGACAAGTtgtcaaaaacaaattcaTGACCTTTAGAATTGAATCCGTATCTGTTAATCACTGCTTCGTCCTTGGGcaatctgaaaaatcttgGTTTCGGATTTCCTGGTTGCGCTAGAGGTGTAACCGAACCAATTTCCATGTAGCCAAATCCTGATGGCAGAACACCATCAATCACCTCTGCATCTTTGTCAAAACCAGCTGCGCAACCAATCGGGTTCGTAATCGTTTTTCCAAACACTTTAACTTGCAAGGAATCGGGATCTTTATCGAAAAACAGCTTAGGTGCCATCCCGTTCTTCAGAAACCAGATGCCCAATTTATGACCATCCTCGGCGTCGGGTGTAATCAGTCTAAGAATTGGGCAAATCAAATATTCATGAACGGCAGATCTGGAGTTCATGAAATAAAAGTAGCCAGCGCTTGCGGCGGTCAAACCTGCCGCATACAAAAGGACTCTTGGACCCAACATACTCGATTTGAGGCCTCTGTAGCGTGCATTCGCACTCGAATATGACCTTTTAGAGGCCAATTGGAATCCGCTTCTCAGGAACATGTTTGTAAATTGCTCGTGTTTATCTGATATTTATCGATTTTATCCGAAGTTTGTTGATTACTCTATTAGCGTTTTTTTACTTGCTATAAACCAAAGGAGTAAGTTGTAGAACTCAATAAGAAGAGAGCGACACAAGCAGAACTACAGTTTAATATTTGCAAGGTGCCCTATTATTTTAAACACAGACTGCATAGAGAACTTACACTGTTCTTTTATACAAGAAGTTTCATTGACCCCATATTGATGCAGGTAATGAATACATTTCGAAGTTCTGTTGAAAACATGCTGAATCTCGTCAGAGTACTCTGAGAAGAGTCGAGGCGTGACTGATATATTAATATAAGCACAGCTCTCTTGTTGACGTCCATAACCTAAGCGAAGTCTATTCAACCATGGAAGACACGAATCTTAACAACGGATAGCTTCTCTCTGTGAAAAATGTAGGTACAGAGAATCTTGCATTGTccataaaaaaaaaccagAATCTTCTCGCCATGGTCATCTTATTCAGTCTCTTCCACTTTTGAAGTAGTTTCAATATGACTTCATTTTTCCGTGTTTCttattatgaaaaaaaattttactTTGATTCTTAGCTCATCGCGGAAACTATCAATTGCTGAGAAGAGCCCAAAATCTATAGCGACAGTTTTGATAACATTTGAGATCAGTGAGCAGAATGGTTGAAGCTTCAGAGATGCGTAGCGATCATGGTAGAAAGGAAGTGAGCCCCCGGTTCGAAAGAGAAGGAAACAATGTCAGCAAATCATCTTTAAAGAAAACTAAGAATAAAAAGTTGAGAGCCAAGTTACAAAGAATTGACGATCAATATGAGGATGCGGTATCCTCCGCAGCAGCAACACATTATTTGTTACCTCAAACGGCAGGGTATTTAGAGGCTGAAGATGAGATggaaaaaactttcaaagtcAGTCAGAAGGATATCAAAGATAGCGTGGATGTGTCTACGGTAAACAAGGCATTGgatctttctttgaaggaGTTCGGTCCTTATTATATGCAGTATTCTAGAAATGGTACACATTTATTGATTAGTGGACGTAAAGGTCATATAGCATCAATGGATTGGAGGAAGGGCGAGCTGCGAGGAGAGCTAAATGTTAATGAAACATGTCATGCCGCAACATATCTACAAAACGAACAGTACTTTGCTGTAGCTCAGAAAAGATACACTTTCATATATGATCACGAGGGTGTTGAACTCCATCGTTTGAAGCAGCACATAGAAGCAAGGCatttgcaatttcttcc
This Zygotorulaspora mrakii chromosome 5, complete sequence DNA region includes the following protein-coding sequences:
- a CDS encoding dihydroorotate dehydrogenase 2 (ancestral locus Anc_7.276), with the translated sequence MFLRSGFQLASKRSYSSANARYRGLKSSMLGPRVLLYAAGLTAASAGYFYFMNSRSAVHEYLICPILRLITPDAEDGHKLGIWFLKNGMAPKLFFDKDPDSLQVKVFGKTITNPIGCAAGFDKDAEVIDGVLPSGFGYMEIGSVTPLAQPGNPKPRFFRLPKDEAVINRYGFNSKGHEFVFDNLSKRVSEFLMSYSSDKNNIENMSLYKNKLLGINLGKNKNGHEIADYLKGVEKFQSLADVLVINVSSPNTPGLRDLQAESKLTNLLSEIVAKRNSLIHKGDALGHPTHKPPILVKIAPDLSDAEFQSIVESSKKSKIDGIIISNTTVQRPENLITETENLKSQAGGLSGKPLKPLALKAIKTVANYTKGSDLVLIGCGGISTGQDAIQFAKAGASLVQLYTAYAYAGPGLVAKIKDQVAAELQKEGKTWSEIIGEDNTQIKK